CACCCATGGAGTCGATGTTCCGGAAGCGGTTTATAAGGACCTGGACCAAGAAATAGACCAGGACGATTATGAGCATGTACGTGTACCCGGTCCATATCATGGCCACTGTAGCGAAGCAGACGCCTCCCAACATCGCGTAGATGAGGGAACGCCGATTGGTTTCCATGTAAGATTTGACGCCCGTTCTAATGGACGTGACATTTTTCCAGTTCTCGACCCATCTGGTCCCTTTTATATTGGCCAGGGATCGGAAGAGGAAGTACAGACCGAAGATCACGAAGAACAATATCATGGCATCGTGGTCGGCATCCGCGAACACGCTGCGGGTGATGTTACCCGGCATTATCGCGAACAGAAGAGCCGCTAGGAGCCCTGCGCGGTTACCGAAGGCGGCCCGCGTCAGCATGTAAACTGGAATGCATGTAAGTGCCCCCCAGAACGCCGTGGAGGACAGGAGGGTAAAGCCAGTGCTGTCCGTGATCGACATCCCCGTGACGCCGGACATGAACATGCTGGTAACAGCTACAGACCAGTCGTATAGAGGCGGTCTCATGTTCCTGACGCCCATAGGGTAGTTCAGCATGGGGTCGTTAACCAGATGGTTGCCTGTGTCCTCGACATATCCGATAACGCGCTGATGATAGTACGAGTCCGAGCCTCCTGCGACCAAGAAACCATTGTCCACTGCTGTGGAGTACCCGAAGTAGCTACGCACGAAGAGTGCGATAAAAATGATAGCTACCAGGATGAGGATGGTGCCCCAGTTCCGACCCAGCCAGGAATCTTCCTTGAACAGGGCGTGGAGACCACCTTCCTTTGGCTTCTGTATCTTATGGGGACGACCATTTGGCCTCCCATCATTTGCATCCATCGTTAACGTCTCCTAGGCAGAATCGTCCTCAGATTACTGGTCCGGTATAAAAAATCTGGCTTTAAAGGGCTTTTTTCTGGCACAACCGTGCGGATGGGATTATAGATGTGCCTTTTCCGGGCATGACTTTCCAAAAAAGACGCGGCGAGGTGCAGGACGCAGCGGAGACGGAAGGCCGCCCCGAAGGGGCGAAGGAACGCGCCGGCGAACGCTATGGGGCTTGTATCACCTTCTGTATCTCTTCTACAAGCCTTTCCGCGGCCTCCCGGGGCCTTGGAGAGCCGTAGATGGAACGCCCCACGATCACATGGTCAGCTCCCATGGAGATGGCATCAGAAGCGCTCCCTCCCTGCGCTCCCACTCCCGGCGTCAGAATGAGGAGGTCTCCCACGATCCTGCGAACCTTAGCAATGCTCTCCGGGCGAGTGGCGGGTGCGATCACGCCAGATGCCCCTGCCTCCACGGCCATGCTGGCGAAGCGCTCGGCCAGGGGGGCGGTGAACTCCTGACCCCCGGGATGGGACATCTCTGTCACCACGAACACATCCAGATCCTCGGCCGCCTTCACGGCCGCGGACAGGGAATCCGAGCCGGTGAAGGCATGAACGATAACGCCAGCAGCACCCCTCTTCTGCACCTGCTCCACGATCAGGCGGTCGGTGTTGGGTATGTCCGCGATCTTGAAGTCGCATATGACCGGGGCCATTCGAGAGAGGCGGGTGATCATCTCCGGCGATGTGGAGAGCACCAAGGGCCAGTTGATCTTTATAGCGTCCACAAGGTCGGCCACCTCATCGGCGATCTTGAGCGCCCTGCTCTCGTCCGTCTCGTCCAGGGCGAGGATCATCCTCGTGTTCATCTTCATGTGACCATCATGACCTTATCACGATGCACGTATTTTAGGGATGGTCAGCCGCCCTTGGACCTCTCTAGGGGATGTGGAGCTCCATCGAAGGATGGTAAAGGGTCGAAAGAAGAAGTAAGATAGCTGGGGTAACGGCAGGGTCCCATGTACTTGCCTTGCGCAGAAGCAACCTTTAATAGCGGCGCCCGGCCTCAGGCAGACTGATGAGGGTCGAACCGATGGAGGCGGGGTCCGCATACACCGGACGGTTACCACGTGGATGCGTGCTGTGCCGCCAGGGGACCAAGATGGTGCTATTGGTGTCTGGCAGGTGCTCCACCGGCTGCTTCTATTGCCCACTGTCATTGGAGAAGAGGGGTAAGAACGTCGTCTTTGCCAACGAGCTGAAGGCCGGCAGCGATGAGGACGTGATAGAGGAGGCCAAGACTATAGGGGCCCTGGGCACCGGGATAACAGGAGGGGACCCCGTGGCATGTCTAGACCGCACAGTACACTTCATCAAGCTACTAAAGGAGACCTTCGGGAAGAGGCACCACATCCACCTCTACACCTCATCCTTGGATATCTCCGCATACCATGCTCTGGAGGACGCAGGGTTGGACGAGCTGCGACTGCATCCCCCTATGGAGGCATGGGGCCAGCTGGAGGGGTCCGGGATCGCGGAGTTCAAGAAGACCTCCCGTATGAAGATGGGGATGGAGGTCCCGGCCATGCCCGGAAAGGAGGAGGAGCTGAGGCGCCTCGTCCATTACGCCCAGGAGGCAGGTCTGGACTTCGTCAACCTCAATGAGCTGGAGTTCTCCGAGGGCAACTGGGAGGAGCTGAAGGATAGGGGCATGGAGGTCAAGGACGATGTGTCCAGTGCGGTCCTTGGGAGTGAGGAGACGGCGCTGAGCGTGGTCCAAGGTAAGCACACCATCCCCGTCCATTACTGCTCATCCAGCTTCAAGGACTCTGTGCAGCTGAGGAAACGTATAAAGAGGCGGGCGCTGAGGGTTGCGCTGCCCTCGGATATGATCACCGATGAGGGCATGCTCCTCAAAGGCGTTGTCGAAGGCCCCGCAGATGAGATCATGGCCGTGCTGCGGGACAAGTATGGTGTGCCCGATGGGCTCTTCAGAAGGGACGTGGAAAAGGAAAGGGTTGAGGTGGCCCCGTGGGTGCTGAAGGATCTAGCCCCCTTGCTACCTTACGAGTCCTTCCTGGTGGAGGAGTACCCCACCGCCGATCGGTTGGAAGTAGAGCGGGAACCGCTCAAGCCACGCTGATGCTCTGAACGTTGTGGTGACGGTTGACGATGTCCCGGGCGATCTTGAGGTTGCGGCCGTTCTTGCCGATGGCCCTCCCCTTGACCTTGGGATCCACGGTCACGGTGGCATGCACCACATTGCCCCGGTTCTCGATGACGACGTTCTGCACATTGTAGTTGTAGAACACGTTCCGGATGAACTTCTCCGGCTCGTCCGAGTACTCTATGACCTGGATATTCTTCCCGGTCTGGTTCTTGAGGCGGATGACGTTCTCGCCAGCCTTGCCCACGGCCCTGTTGGCCTGGCCAGGCTCGACCACGAACACCAGCTTCTCCTCTGTCTCCATGCAATCTTTGACCCTGGTCTTGGTCACCGCCTCGAAGAGGTTGATGTACCTCAGGGTGTCCTCGGTGAAAGTTATCTCAGCCGGCATAGGATCACAACGAAAGGATGTTGGAGGTACCCTTGTCGATCACCGCTAAAGCGGACACCGAGAACGGTTTCCCACATAGAGCCCCTAGCTCCATGTTGGTACCCTCAAACTTGACAACCTTGACATTGTTGTGGTTTCCAGATCTGAGGAACTCACTCGGGCAGTTCACAGATAGAATGACCATCTTGGCCTCACCGCTGTTGACCGCCTTCTCTGCCTGCTGCACGCCGTAGACCACCTTTCCGGTGGTCGCAGCCGCCTTAATCGCTCTTCCCAAATCTATCATTCGCTTGCCTCCTTAGGCCTTTTCTTGGGCACGTAAACAAGGTTGACAGCACCTGTCCCCAGGGTTACGGGTTGCCCCACGATAATGTTCTCCGCTACACCGTCCAGATCGTCCGTCTCTCCGGTGAGAGCGGCGTGGAGCAAGTGGGTGGCAGTGATCTCGAACGCGGCCCTCGCGAGCACGCTCGATTTCCTGCCGGAGATCCCATGCCTACCTATGGCCTTGACGTCGCCGTCGTTGGTCATCAGATCGGCCACGAGCATGATATGCCGGATGTCCACCGTCAGACCCTGTTCGCCCAGGGTCCTGGATGCCTCGTGGATGATGGAGTTCCGGGCAGCCTCCACACCCAATACGTCATATATCTCCTGGATGGAGTTGGTGGTGGTCCTCTTACGGTCCACGTGCTCCTCCGCCAGTACCTCCCTGAGATTGGAGCCTGCAGTGTATATGACGTACTCGCCACCCTGGTTCCTTAGGATGGCCCTCTCGATTCCGTCCAAGCCCTGGATGACCGCATCCCGGGTGGCCTGAACGATGCCTTGGAGCTTCTTGAAGCTGGCCTCCTCGGAGGATATGACGACCAACCGGCGGTCCTTGTCCTCCTCGTCCTGGACCAGGGCTACCTGCCCGCGCAGGCGGCGGTCCTTGTTGAGCCTCTCCACGATCTGCTCCTCGGTGATCCCTTTCTGCTCCAGCTTGGAGCGGTCGGGGTGGACTATCACCTTCATGTTGGCGATATCGGTCTCGATGTCCGCGATGTCCAGGAGGGTCGTCTTCTCGATCCTGGACGCCACCTTGCGAACGACCTCGACGTCCCCGGCCAGTTCCGGTTCGATGTACACCGTCATCATCGGGGTGGAGGGCACCCGACGGGCGTCCACGATCTCGATGAGACGCGGCAGACCCAACGTAACGTTGATCTCCGCCACACCGGCGTAGTGGAAGGTACGCATGGTCATCTGGGTACCCGGCTCCCCGATGGACTGCGCCGCAAGGATCCCCGCAGACTCGTTGGCGTCCATCTTGTGGAGCTCGTACTTCTCGGCGGATCTCAGCAGTATCTCCTTGATCTTGGAATCGGAAAGAGCGACCCCATCCAGCCTCTCTGCGAGAGAGACGACCACGCGACGGGGGAGGTACCTATTGATGTCAGAGAGCAATTTGTTCAGCTTCTCTTCCATCGGTATGAGGGGACGGGCCTTGACAACCCTCTGGAACTCCGTCTTCTTCACGGGCTCCGGAGCCGCCTCCTTCTTCTCCGCTTTCTTTCCGCCTTCCTTCTTCGCCTTGCCCAGGAGCTTGCTTACCTCACCGGCCTGAGCTTCGGTGAGGCCCAGGGCCACCATGTCCGCGGCCGAGGCCGCGGCGATATCGGTGATGCTGCTGTACCCCTGGAGCAGCTTGTCTGCCGTGGCCTCATCTATGCCCCGGCGCAACAGTGCCTTGAACGTGTCCTTACGGGCCATCAGTCCTCACCTCCGCCGCCTCCGGCGTCATATTCCGTCTCCTCGACCTCCTCTTCCTCGATGGTCTCCATGAGGTCCTTCTCCATGGTGGCGTAGCCGGCCACCTTCTTCTCCTCCAGCCGGGCCAGGGCCTCGGCATCATCACCAAGGACCTCAGCGAGGATATCATCGATATCCACGGCATCTCCCTGCACGCTGCGGCAGGGGTCCACTCCATCTTCCCCGTACTGTAACTGGACGATCATGTCCGCGGTGTTCCTCACCGTACCGTCCTGCTTCAGCTTTAGGTCCTCGAGCGCGTTGATCAGTCGGCGCTGCATGTAACCGGAACGGGATGTACGGACGGCGGTATCGACCAGACCCTCCCTTCCACCCATGGAGTGGAAGAAGAACTCGGTCGGGGTCAACCCGCTCTTGTAGGAGTTCTGCACAAAGCCCTTGGCCTGCGCCCCCAGGTCGCCTTTCTTGAAGTGCGGCAGGGTCCTGTTCCAGTACCCCCTAGATAGGCGTTCCCCACGGACAGCTTGCTGTCCTATGCAGCCCGCCATCTGTGAGAGGTTAAGCATGGACCCTCTGGCGCCCGAGCGGGCCATTATGACCGCGGAGTTCTCCATACCCAGATGCCGGCCGGCAATTTGACCGGCCTCATCTCTGGCGTTTCCCAGCGTTTTCATGACCTCGACCTCGAGGGTCTCCTCAAGGGACCGGCCCGGCCTTTGCTCTAAGGTCCCGTCACGGTATGCCTGGACATATTCCGATACCTTGCGTACCGAGTCCTTGAGCATATCGTTGATCTGGTGGGTCGCCTCCTCCGGAATGTCCTCATCATCGATGCCGGTGGTGAACCCGCGCACCATGATGGCACCGATGGCGAGCTTGGTAACGTTATCCAGGAACTCCCTGGCAGCGTCAGCGCCGTAATCGCGGGTTATCTTGTCGAGGATCTTGCCCTTGAAGGAACCGATGGCCTTCTCATCGATGGTGCCGGTGATCAGCTTCCCCTCACGTATCTTCACGTAGGCGTCAAGGTCACAGTCCTCTTTCTTGCATACCGCGCAGTTGCGGCAGATGGACGCCTTGAAGGTGCTGTGGAAGCCCTTGGGAAGCACCATGGAGAAGAGCTGATGGCCTGTCCAGTATTCCTTCCCGTCGACCACCAAGGGCTCGGGTAGGTGCTCGTGCTTCACCTTGGAGAGGATGCTCAGCGTCTCCTGCTTGTCGAACTTGGGGTCCATATGGGTCAGGAGGAACGTCCCGGTGATGTGGTCGTGGATAGCACCGATGACGGGGCCGCCGAACCTCGGGGACAGGATATGCTCCTGCACCCTCATCAGGATCATCGCCTCCGCCCTGGCCTCATCGCTTTGAAGGACGTGCAGGTTCATCTCATCGCCGTCGAAGTCGGCGTTGTAGGGCGGGCACACGCACAGGTTGAACCGGAAGGTCTTCCACGGCATGACCCTGACGGTGTGGGCCATCATGGACATGCGGTGCAGGGACGGCTGCCTATTGAACAGCACGACGTCCTTGTCCATGAGATGCCTCTCCACTATGTACCCGATCTCCAGGCCGTCGGAGATCATCTCGGCGTTCCTGTCGGTGACCTTCATCCTGCGCCCGTCGGAACGGATGACGTAGTTGACACCAGGGGCGTACCTTCCGTCGTCCAGAGGCGGGTTGGAGCCCCTCTTGACCATAGCCTTGAGGACGTCTATGTTGGCCTTGGTGACATGGACCGGGACGGTCAGTTCACGGGCAGCCTCGTACGGTACTCCCACTTCATTGATGGAGAGCGAGGGGTCGGGAGAGATGACGGTACGCGCCGAGAAATTGACACGTTTACCGGACAGGTTCGATCGGAACCTCCCCTCCTTACCCTTTAGCCTCTGGACCAGGGTCTTGAGGGGCCTACCGGAGCGGTGCCTAGCCGGGGGGATGCCCGACGTCTGATTGTCGAAATAGGTGGTTACGTGGTACTGCAGCAGCTCCCACAGGTCCTCTACGATCAGCTGAGGGGCGCCGGCATCACGGTTCTCACGCAGACGCTGGTTGATCCTCAGGACGTCCACCAGCTTGTGTGTGAGGTCGTCCTCGGAGCGGTCGCCGGACTCTAGTGTGATGGAGGGGCGGACCGTCACCGGCGGAACGGCCAGTGCGGTGAGCACCATCCACTCGGGACGGCATGAGTTGGGGTCTATGCCCAGTGGAGGCAGGTCCTCATCGGGGATACGCTCCAGGCGCTCCCTGACCTCCTTGGGGGTGAGCTTGTGGCCATCCTCACGGAACGTGGTCGGCTTGTCCAGGGTGATCTTGCCCTGCTCCTGGCCGCAGTGGGGGCAGGTGGTGTTCTTGGACGCGTCCTTGGCCGTTCCCTTGGCAAGGAGACGATAATCGATGGCATCTCCACCGAGATCATCCATCATCTCCCATTCCTGGGCCTTCCGCTGCGCTTCCTCCTTGGTCATGAGGAGCTTTCCGCAGGTCTTGCAGGTGGACTGCAGCAGCTTCTTGATCTCCTTAACCAGGCCAACGTGGATCACAGGCATGGCAAGGTCGATGTGGCCAAAGTGGCCAGGGCACTCATCCACTTTGTTGCCGCAGGTCTTGCAGCGCAGACCGGGCTCGATGACGCCCAGGTGGGGGTCCATCAGACCCATGTCTATGGGGAAGCCATCGTCATCGTACGTGTCCGCGGTGATGACCTTGGTCGCGGACATCTTCCTGACCTCATCGGGTGACAACGACGAGAACTTGATCGAACCTATCCTCTTTGAAACGCCTCGCATCATCTTAGGTCCTCCAGTTGAAGGCGCATGACGACGCCAAGTGACAGCAGCTCGTCGAGCAACAGCTTGAACGCATAGCTCGTCTGCACGAGGTGCACGTTGGTGTTGTTGCCGCATACTGGGCAGCGTATCGCTCCCCTCCGGTCCATCATGGCGATGTGACCGCAGTTGGAGTTGCCGCAAACATACAGGAACGTCCCATCGGACTCGTCCAGCAACCGGTCCTTGATGACCATGGCCGCCCCATGCCCGATCAGGCAGTCCCTCTCCATCTCACCGAAACGCAGACCGCCCTGCCTTGAGCGGCCTTCCGTCGGTTGTCTTGTCAATATCTGCACCGGTCCGCGGGAACGCACGTGCATCTTTCCCGACACCATGTGGTGCAGCTTCTGGTAGTAGATGACGCCGGTGAATATCTCGGCCTCGATCTTCTTGCCGTTCTGACCGTCGTACATCACCTCCTTCCCCGTGGTTCTAAACCCGGCTCGGCCCAGGGATTCCCTGATGGCCTGCTCCTTCTCCCCTGAGAAGGACGTGCCGTCGATGGATCTGGCCTCCATGGCCCCGACCTTACCGCCGATCATCTCCAGGACGTGGGCGACGGTCATACGAGAGGGGATAGCATGGGGGTTGATGACCAGGTCCGGTGTCACACCGTCGCAGGTGAACGGCATGTCCTCTTGCGGCACGATGAGGCCTATGACCCCCTTCTGCCCATGTCTAGAGGCGAATTTGTCACCCAGCTCAGGGATGCGCTCGTCCCTCACCTTGACCTTGACCAAGCGGGAACCGTTCTCCGATTCTGTCAACATGACGGAGTCGACCCAGCCGCTCTCTCCCGGCCGTATGGTTATGGACGTCTCCCTCCTCTTCTGCGGAGTGAGGAAGTCGGTCTCCTCCTCCAGGAACCTGGGGGGTGAGGTCTTTCCGACCAGGACATCGCCTCCGGAGACCAAGGTCTCGGGGGAGATCAGTCCGTCCTCTCCCAGGTTTGCATAAGAGAGGTCGGTACGTGCGCCGCGGACATCGGGGGAGGGGATCTCAAAGTGGTCCTCCTGCCCTCCAGGGTAGCGCCGCTCCTCGGCACGGTATGTCCTCATGAAGGTTGATCGTCCCAGGCCGCGCTCGATGGAAGCCCGGTTGAGGATGAGGGCATCCTCCATGTTGTAGCCATGATAGGATATGACGGCGACCACGAAGTTCTGCCCCGCCGGGCGATCGTTGAACGCCACGAAGTCCATGGGCTTGGTCTGCACCATGGGCTTCTGGGGGTAGTGCAGGATGTGGCCGCGAGTATCCGGCCTCTTCCTATAGTTGGTGCAGCTTAGCCCCAGCGACTGCTTTGCCATTCCCGATCCCATGGTAACACGCGGGGAGGAGTCATGCTCCGGATAGGGGACGACTCCCGCCGCCACGCCCAGGATGACCATTGGATCTACCTCCATATGGGTATGCTCAGGTGTGATCAGTAGAGGGACCTTGTTGTCCCCACCGCAGTGCTTGCACTTCAGGACGGCCTCGGTACTGTCCGTCCCCGGGTTCATCCAATCCACGTCAGTAGGCGACAGCGCACGGGAGCATGACGCGCAACGCTCGGGGGAATCGAAGGGCTCCACAGCCACCAGGGAGTCCTCTTCCTCTTCGGCGTCGATCCACTCCGTGACCCCTTCGCGCAGCAGGTCGGACCACTTTATCCGGCCCTCGCGGATGTCCTCGAGGTGCCTACGGGTGATGACGGTGCGCCCCTCCTGGATGACCAGTAGGGGCCTCCTCAGGCGGCCTTCATCGCAGTTGATGACGACCTCGCCCATCTCCTCGTCGTAGCGGATGTTTATCTCGCTGGACAGCAGCCCCTGCCTCCTGCCGGCCCGGATCTCGGACACCAACAGGCGGGGATTGTCCACATTTCCCACCAGGTCGCCGTTCACATATACCTTGGCCCCGGTGCTGATCTCCCCCGCCTTGACCTCCACAACGCCCCGGTCCCGGAGCAGCCACTGGACGTCCTCCTCGCGGAATCCTTCGGAAACGTCGATGATGAGGGCGGCGTTCTTCACCAGACCGCAGTTCTGACCCTCAGGGGTCTCATTGGGGCACAGCCGGCCCCACTGGGTGGGGTGCAGGTCACGAGCCTCGAAGTGAGGCTGAGAGCGAGTTAGGGAGGAGGTGACCCTCCTCAGGTGGGACAGGGTGCTCATGTTGGAGGTGCGGTCCAAAAGCTGAGATACTCCAGCCCTACCGCCGACCCAGTTACCGGTCGCCAGCGCGTGCAAGAGCCGGTGCGTGAGCAGGTCCGGACGGATGGCCGACGCGATTCGCAAATCCTTCTTCCTGGCAAAGCTCCTCTCCAGCTGATACTTCAAATCCTTCATCAGGTTGGTGAAGGCCACCCGGAAGAGGTCCTCCATGAGGTCCCCCGAAAGTTTGAGACGCTTATTGGCATAGTGGTCCTTGTCGTCCTCCTTGCGCAGGCCGATGCTCAGTTCCAACACCGAGCGAGCGATCCTGCCCAGGAAGTGGGCCTTCTTGATGCGGTCCTCCTTGGTGTCGCCCAGGTGGGGCAGCAAGGAACGGTCGATGATGGACTCCACCTTCTTCTCCCTGTACTCCCGCGCCTGCCCGGTCGCGAACTTTCGCTCCAGGTAGTTCAAGGCATCCTCGGTGGTGAACACACCGTTGGGGGGGTAGAGCTTCTTGTCATGGCACTCCTCGATGTTGGCGTAAACTATGTTGGCCATGTCCGAGACGCTCACGATGGCATCGTAGATCTCCTTGTCGTTCTCCATCCCCAGGGCCTTCATGAGGATGACCAGGGGGATCTGTCCGGATGCGGCAGGGACGGTGACCATCAGGATGCCGTCCTTCTTCTTCTCCACCAGGGTGAGGGCGCGGTAACCCTCCTTCTGCGAGAATACCTTCGCTACCTCCAGCTGGGTACCGTAGCGCTCGTTGTACTCCACCATCACTCTGTTAGGAGCGAGGTCCTCAAGAGAAATGAGGACCCTCTCGGTCCCTCCGATGATGAAGTATCCCCCAGGGTCAGCGGGGTCCTCCCCGAACTCGATGAGCTTCTCCTTGTACTCGGCCTCGGTCAGCTCCCGCTCCTCCTCCATGCTCTCCTTGAAGAGATTGCAGCGCTTGGAACGGAGCATGATGGGGAGGTCACCTATGTGCACCTTCTCCGGTTCCTTCTCGATGCCATCCTCGATGATGGTGAACTCCAACTCTATAGGTGCCAGGTAGTTCAGGTTCCTTAGCCTGGCCTCCATGGGGGTCAGTTTGTGGGTGGCACCGTTGGCCTCCCTGACCACGGGGTTGAGGATCCTTATCGTCGGCCGGCTGTACTGAGGATCGATGTTGCCGGTCTTCTCGTCCCGTCGCCGTCCCACCCGGATCTCCACTTGGCGTCCGTCGGTGCGGTCCTGCTCCAGTTTGATGATGCCTCGGGTGGTATCATCGGCCGACACCCTCAGGTTGTCGACGATCTTCTGCATGCGGCTGTTGGGATTGTCCATCGTGGAGAGGAAATCGTTGAAACTGGCGATGTGGTGATTGACGATGGACCGGTCCTTGAAGTATAGCTCTATAAGATCACGCAATTTGTCCTCACCCCTTGAGTTCCTTGCTAATCACCAGGCGGTACACTATGAACTCCTCGGCGGTGTCGCTTTTACGTCTTATCTGTATCACCCTTCCGGGACTTATGGGGCCTTCTATCCTCTCCAAGATCCTGATGCAGGCATCATCCTTCCGGATCTTGGGTAGCTGGTCCTTGGTAATCTTAAACTTGGCCAAGACCTTCTCGGCCTCCTGCTCGGTCAGCAGGGTATGCTCTGGCACGAGATCGTGCTCCAAAACGTGTAAATCAGATTCGACCACCTAGTTCACCTCGTCCGCGAATGAGATTGAAAGATATTGTTGACCACTGGTCAGAATTGTAAAACATCGCCGTATTGGCTTCCCGAACGTTGCACCTTCCATCGTTCAACTCCTATTTCCCCAGGGCGGGCCCGCGGGGATTTTCGGAGCGCACGGGAAGGCCGCGCGCCTTTCGAACCCCGGACCACCTGGTTAAAAGCCAGATGCTCTTTCTAGGGACAACGGGATGTTATTACCGCCATCCTACCTAGCTGAGCTACGGGCCCATGGCAAGCTAATAGGCATTGCAGAAGCCCATGTAAAGCCTCTAATTATTTAAAGGTTGGCTTGGGTCCTGGAAGGGGGCCATTGCTCATGGGCGGTTTTCGAAGGATGAGGCCGCGGCGGCGGCCGAACGAAGCGGGTCCTGTTCCGCCCGCCCCTGCCTATCTGGATGCGGCCCAACATAACAACTGGCCATTACTTATGCTTTACCAGGCGCTTCTGCACGGCCTCGCTGCGAAGCTCGCGGAGAGCATCAGATGATATCCAACGTCCGGCCTTGGTACCTTTCGCCCTGATCCTCTCCGCGCAGGCGACCGCTGAGGCGTTCAATGCCAAATTCCGCTTTCCGATGTTTCTTAAGGCCCAGTTCACGGCCTTGCGGACATAGTTGCGGTCATCGTACGACTCCCGTTCTATGACAGACAGAAAAGGGTCGAACCTATCGTTCTCTGCCTTCTTATCGTGTACGGCCAGCGCGGCCATGAGGGCGAATCCCGCCCGCTTCACGAACTCCTCCTCTCGCGATGACCATTCCACGGCCTTCGTCCACCCCCTGGATGTGTAGGAGAAGACGTTGGAGGTGCATTGGTCGCAGATGTCCCAGGAGTCGAAGTCGGCCACCCATGCCTCCATCTGTTCCTCGGTGACCTCTTGGGGATCCTCTACCAAGGTGGCCAGCAGGCGGGCCTCGTGGACATCCGTCGACCACAGGGCCAGGGCCAGAGCGTGGTCCTTACCGAGGCCTTTGGCCATGGCCCTGAGGAAGTAGAGGGAGGAGCCGCCGAGGGCATGATCAGTCCTGATGCCGTATCGGGCCATACCCTCTCGGGAAGCAGGGTCAGCCCGAGCCCGAAGTTCGTTCATGATGCGATCGAGTGTTCCATCCTCTGTTCTGGCCATGTTCCTAACCTACCGCAGGTCCGAAATGTGCGTAATCATAATAGATTATCGCTGCGATATGACCAGCTGGAGGCAATGGTTGAAGATAGCCCATATATCGGACCTGCATTTCTCAAGTTCCCTGTTCGTTCCCCGGTGGGCGGACAACGTCACCCGGACCATAGAGGAGGAGAGACCGGACCTGCTGGTGGTCACCGGGGACCTGACCACTGACGGCTATGCCTCTGAGTTCGAAGCGGCAAAGAGCTTCCTGGAAGGCCTGGAGGTGGAGGATATGCTCGTAGTGCCCGGTAATCACGACTCCCGAAATCTCGGCTACACCATCTTCGAGGAGATAATCGGGCCTAGGTTCCCCACCTATGTGGGAAAGGGGGTGACGGTTGTGGGTCTTGATTCCACAGAGCCGGACGTGGACGACGGCCATGTTGGCAGGGAGCATTATGGACCCATCAGAGAGCAGTTCGCCGGTCCGAACATCAGGATAATGGCGCTGCACCACCACCTCATACCGATACCTGGAACAGGTCGGGAGAGGCAGATACCGACCGATGCCGGAGACCTTCTGGGGGTGTGCAAGGAGGTGGGTGTCGATATTGTTCTCTCCGGGCACAAGCACCTACCCTGGATATGGAACCTGGACGGCTGCTACTTCATAACCACGGCCACGGCCACCACCCGCCGCCTCAAGGGTCGTTCCCGACCGGCCATGGGCATCCTGGAGATAGAGGGGCGAAGTCTGGTCCTACATGACATCAAGACCGATGACCTGGAAAGAACGGTAGCGCTCAGGGCCGAGCTTCGAGCCCGATCGATCACACGATGAATCCCATGACCCCGCTGGAGCAGGAACCATCTCATCAGAGGCACGGAGCGAAGATCACGGTGGTTAGCTACGACAGCACCACTGTGGAGAAGAGCACCGCGGCCGATATGAAGGTCGCCCTCGAATATATT
Above is a window of Methanomassiliicoccus sp. DNA encoding:
- a CDS encoding DNA-directed RNA polymerase subunit B, translated to MRDLIELYFKDRSIVNHHIASFNDFLSTMDNPNSRMQKIVDNLRVSADDTTRGIIKLEQDRTDGRQVEIRVGRRRDEKTGNIDPQYSRPTIRILNPVVREANGATHKLTPMEARLRNLNYLAPIELEFTIIEDGIEKEPEKVHIGDLPIMLRSKRCNLFKESMEEERELTEAEYKEKLIEFGEDPADPGGYFIIGGTERVLISLEDLAPNRVMVEYNERYGTQLEVAKVFSQKEGYRALTLVEKKKDGILMVTVPAASGQIPLVILMKALGMENDKEIYDAIVSVSDMANIVYANIEECHDKKLYPPNGVFTTEDALNYLERKFATGQAREYREKKVESIIDRSLLPHLGDTKEDRIKKAHFLGRIARSVLELSIGLRKEDDKDHYANKRLKLSGDLMEDLFRVAFTNLMKDLKYQLERSFARKKDLRIASAIRPDLLTHRLLHALATGNWVGGRAGVSQLLDRTSNMSTLSHLRRVTSSLTRSQPHFEARDLHPTQWGRLCPNETPEGQNCGLVKNAALIIDVSEGFREEDVQWLLRDRGVVEVKAGEISTGAKVYVNGDLVGNVDNPRLLVSEIRAGRRQGLLSSEINIRYDEEMGEVVINCDEGRLRRPLLVIQEGRTVITRRHLEDIREGRIKWSDLLREGVTEWIDAEEEEDSLVAVEPFDSPERCASCSRALSPTDVDWMNPGTDSTEAVLKCKHCGGDNKVPLLITPEHTHMEVDPMVILGVAAGVVPYPEHDSSPRVTMGSGMAKQSLGLSCTNYRKRPDTRGHILHYPQKPMVQTKPMDFVAFNDRPAGQNFVVAVISYHGYNMEDALILNRASIERGLGRSTFMRTYRAEERRYPGGQEDHFEIPSPDVRGARTDLSYANLGEDGLISPETLVSGGDVLVGKTSPPRFLEEETDFLTPQKRRETSITIRPGESGWVDSVMLTESENGSRLVKVKVRDERIPELGDKFASRHGQKGVIGLIVPQEDMPFTCDGVTPDLVINPHAIPSRMTVAHVLEMIGGKVGAMEARSIDGTSFSGEKEQAIRESLGRAGFRTTGKEVMYDGQNGKKIEAEIFTGVIYYQKLHHMVSGKMHVRSRGPVQILTRQPTEGRSRQGGLRFGEMERDCLIGHGAAMVIKDRLLDESDGTFLYVCGNSNCGHIAMMDRRGAIRCPVCGNNTNVHLVQTSYAFKLLLDELLSLGVVMRLQLEDLR
- a CDS encoding DNA-directed RNA polymerase subunit A', whose translation is MRGVSKRIGSIKFSSLSPDEVRKMSATKVITADTYDDDGFPIDMGLMDPHLGVIEPGLRCKTCGNKVDECPGHFGHIDLAMPVIHVGLVKEIKKLLQSTCKTCGKLLMTKEEAQRKAQEWEMMDDLGGDAIDYRLLAKGTAKDASKNTTCPHCGQEQGKITLDKPTTFREDGHKLTPKEVRERLERIPDEDLPPLGIDPNSCRPEWMVLTALAVPPVTVRPSITLESGDRSEDDLTHKLVDVLRINQRLRENRDAGAPQLIVEDLWELLQYHVTTYFDNQTSGIPPARHRSGRPLKTLVQRLKGKEGRFRSNLSGKRVNFSARTVISPDPSLSINEVGVPYEAARELTVPVHVTKANIDVLKAMVKRGSNPPLDDGRYAPGVNYVIRSDGRRMKVTDRNAEMISDGLEIGYIVERHLMDKDVVLFNRQPSLHRMSMMAHTVRVMPWKTFRFNLCVCPPYNADFDGDEMNLHVLQSDEARAEAMILMRVQEHILSPRFGGPVIGAIHDHITGTFLLTHMDPKFDKQETLSILSKVKHEHLPEPLVVDGKEYWTGHQLFSMVLPKGFHSTFKASICRNCAVCKKEDCDLDAYVKIREGKLITGTIDEKAIGSFKGKILDKITRDYGADAAREFLDNVTKLAIGAIMVRGFTTGIDDEDIPEEATHQINDMLKDSVRKVSEYVQAYRDGTLEQRPGRSLEETLEVEVMKTLGNARDEAGQIAGRHLGMENSAVIMARSGARGSMLNLSQMAGCIGQQAVRGERLSRGYWNRTLPHFKKGDLGAQAKGFVQNSYKSGLTPTEFFFHSMGGREGLVDTAVRTSRSGYMQRRLINALEDLKLKQDGTVRNTADMIVQLQYGEDGVDPCRSVQGDAVDIDDILAEVLGDDAEALARLEEKKVAGYATMEKDLMETIEEEEVEETEYDAGGGGGED